In one Puniceicoccales bacterium genomic region, the following are encoded:
- a CDS encoding CNNM domain-containing protein yields the protein MVGLVFTILVTLLISGICSILEAVIFSTDQVEIESFKKKYARIGRWLEESKDNIEETSSAILILNTVANTFGAVVAGGMASRIFGEDKLWIFSIAMTVILLTVSEILPKNIGIAYRRRLHKIVVYPLKFILFIMYPFSKMCRWLVRILIPQRKMTSYSERDILLMTEKGVRDGMLTKIESRMIANVINMDNTKVIDIMTPQGHLTSYNQNKTIREIFSISKDIPVGRLPVYSEYPENLVGVVLRLNILKALANGETSAQLRELMEVPKIIDGESLVDVALHEFITEACQLAFVKKDDKVVGILTLDDIFEHIIGIEIAENDDVEVRKSVKNVAKRKLKFQRRRK from the coding sequence ATGGTCGGTTTGGTTTTCACCATATTGGTTACTCTATTGATATCCGGAATATGTTCCATACTTGAAGCTGTGATATTTAGCACGGATCAAGTTGAAATAGAATCCTTTAAGAAAAAATACGCCAGAATAGGTAGATGGCTAGAGGAAAGCAAGGACAACATCGAGGAGACAAGTTCTGCCATCCTGATACTCAATACCGTGGCCAATACTTTTGGTGCAGTGGTGGCCGGAGGTATGGCTTCGAGAATATTTGGCGAGGATAAGCTATGGATATTTTCCATAGCCATGACAGTCATTCTGTTGACTGTTTCTGAGATTTTACCGAAAAACATTGGCATAGCCTATCGCAGAAGGTTACATAAAATAGTGGTATATCCATTAAAATTCATACTATTTATCATGTATCCATTTTCAAAAATGTGCCGATGGTTGGTTCGCATATTGATACCCCAGAGAAAAATGACAAGCTACTCCGAGCGCGATATCCTTTTGATGACCGAAAAAGGTGTCCGCGACGGCATGCTTACCAAGATAGAAAGCCGCATGATTGCTAATGTAATCAATATGGATAACACCAAGGTTATCGATATTATGACGCCGCAGGGGCATCTCACTTCCTATAACCAGAACAAGACCATCCGTGAAATTTTTTCGATCAGCAAGGACATTCCGGTGGGCAGATTGCCGGTTTACTCGGAATATCCTGAAAACTTAGTTGGTGTGGTGTTGCGGCTGAACATATTGAAAGCTTTGGCCAATGGCGAGACTTCTGCTCAGCTAAGAGAGCTGATGGAGGTGCCAAAGATCATTGATGGAGAAAGTCTTGTTGATGTGGCCCTCCATGAATTTATCACCGAGGCCTGCCAACTTGCCTTCGTGAAAAAAGATGATAAAGTTGTTGGCATTCTCACTTTGGATGATATTTTTGAGCATATAATTGGCATAGAGATTGCTGAAAATGATGATGTGGAGGTAAGGAAGAGTGTTAAAAATGTGGCCAAAAGGAAATTGAAGTTCCAGAGGCGGCGCAAATGA